In Streptomyces dangxiongensis, one DNA window encodes the following:
- a CDS encoding streptophobe family protein, whose amino-acid sequence MSAPTVLARPAARHGWAQAVAAVLTGLAVMVLVAAPGLWAAGASGLPAGAFPRVVAATLVTAVGGSVEVSGDAGVFAGSRAGLTVLPLSVTLAGALVLGDGFLRPLRHRAVASAGELAGWAARIAVLWLLALTGLAFAARQTFAVDEGSGTLGDLADLLDASPRVGFTTDVPLTVLFGLLWLAGVLLLALLVARGAPLPGRLLRFQESVRPAAHAMVVLLLACVALGLGTALVSAATRGHAPATFALILLGLPNVSWLGLTLGLGATWDGRVSGPFGLPMPHVLDRVLRVPHTSELDMRALTDYDGRMWWLVVAVAVLLLAVAFLMAVRSPARVRLWQHAVHLAVALALTVLMICLTCRVSAHFGFSVLGIGDLGGGLSGELFLRPRLWQTVGLGALWGLLAGFLGGLLARRVHRGGRVSGPARSG is encoded by the coding sequence GTGAGCGCTCCGACCGTCCTCGCACGGCCCGCCGCCCGCCACGGCTGGGCGCAGGCCGTGGCCGCGGTACTGACCGGGCTGGCCGTCATGGTCCTGGTGGCGGCGCCGGGGCTGTGGGCGGCCGGCGCGTCGGGCCTGCCGGCCGGCGCGTTCCCACGGGTGGTGGCCGCGACGCTGGTCACGGCGGTCGGCGGCAGCGTGGAGGTGTCGGGCGACGCCGGGGTGTTCGCCGGGTCGCGGGCCGGTCTCACCGTGCTGCCGCTGTCGGTGACGCTCGCCGGTGCCCTGGTGCTCGGCGACGGTTTCCTGCGCCCGCTCAGGCACCGGGCGGTGGCCTCGGCCGGGGAGCTGGCGGGCTGGGCGGCCCGGATCGCGGTGTTGTGGCTGCTGGCGCTGACCGGTCTGGCCTTCGCCGCCCGGCAGACCTTCGCGGTGGACGAGGGCAGCGGCACCCTCGGCGACCTGGCCGACCTGCTCGACGCCTCACCGAGGGTCGGGTTCACCACCGACGTGCCGCTGACGGTGCTGTTCGGGCTGCTGTGGCTGGCCGGTGTGCTGCTGCTGGCCCTGCTGGTCGCGCGCGGGGCTCCGCTGCCGGGGCGGTTGCTGCGCTTCCAGGAGTCGGTGCGTCCGGCGGCGCACGCGATGGTGGTGCTGCTCCTCGCCTGCGTCGCCCTCGGGCTCGGCACCGCACTGGTCTCGGCGGCCACGCGCGGGCACGCCCCCGCGACCTTCGCGCTGATCCTGCTCGGTCTGCCCAACGTGTCCTGGCTGGGCCTGACCCTGGGTCTCGGCGCGACCTGGGACGGCCGCGTGAGCGGCCCGTTCGGCCTGCCGATGCCGCACGTCCTGGACAGGGTCCTGCGCGTCCCGCACACTTCCGAACTCGATATGCGGGCACTCACCGATTACGACGGCCGGATGTGGTGGCTGGTGGTCGCCGTCGCCGTCCTGCTGCTCGCCGTTGCCTTCCTGATGGCCGTGCGTTCACCGGCCCGCGTCCGGCTCTGGCAGCACGCCGTGCACCTGGCCGTCGCACTCGCCCTGACGGTCCTGATGATCTGCCTGACGTGCCGTGTCTCGGCACACTTCGGCTTCTCCGTGCTCGGCATCGGCGACCTGGGCGGCGGCCTGTCGGGAGAACTGTTCCTCAGGCCCCGGCTGTGGCAGACGGTGGGGCTGGGGGCGCTGTGGGGACTGCTGGCCGGCTTCCTGGGCGGCCTGCTGGCCCGCCGGGTCCACCGCGGGGGCCGGGTGAGCGGGCCCGCCCGGTCCGGCTAG
- a CDS encoding ATP-binding protein: protein MTEHLGGAVIPTGFDVPVEPLRRAAHYTGEPGCIAEARAFAARFLQQLRTEWCAPADSRADGELLLVVSELVTNADRHSRGPYILELEGTKSTVAVSVYDSSTALPRRYPKDPQRVGRHGLEIVHALASEVTVERVPVGKRVRARFELVR from the coding sequence ATGACCGAGCACCTGGGCGGGGCAGTGATACCGACTGGCTTCGACGTACCCGTGGAGCCGTTGCGGCGCGCGGCCCACTACACCGGCGAACCCGGATGCATCGCTGAGGCGCGCGCGTTCGCGGCCCGGTTCCTGCAGCAGTTGCGGACCGAATGGTGCGCCCCCGCCGACAGCCGCGCGGACGGCGAGCTGCTCCTGGTGGTGAGCGAGCTGGTGACCAACGCGGACCGGCACAGCCGCGGCCCCTACATCCTGGAGCTGGAGGGCACGAAGAGCACGGTGGCCGTGTCCGTGTACGACAGCAGCACCGCCCTGCCCCGCCGCTACCCCAAGGACCCCCAGCGCGTCGGACGGCACGGTCTGGAGATCGTGCACGCCCTGGCCTCGGAGGTCACCGTGGAGCGCGTACCGGTGGGCAAGCGGGTACGCGCCCGTTTCGAACTCGTACGCTGA
- a CDS encoding RNA polymerase sigma factor SigF, whose protein sequence is MKTAAGIRSQAEVAERTEQDRTGEGSLPGIAAPGSVAPRDARELSRQFFRRLAELEEGTHEYQYARNTLIEMNMSLVRFAAGRFRSRGDDMDDIVQTGMIGLIKAIDRFELSREVEFTSFALPYIVGEIKRFFRDTTWAVHVPRRLQELRVELAKAREELSSRLDRDPTVAELATLMNISRAEVVEAQIASNGYNTASLDAALTGDGPEDGEAVLADFIGVEEEGLRLVEDFHALAPLMAELSDRDRQILHMRFVEEATQAEIGERLGCSQMHVSRLIKRIIARLRQGMLGELGCA, encoded by the coding sequence ATGAAGACCGCCGCCGGGATCCGGTCACAAGCAGAGGTCGCCGAGAGGACCGAGCAGGACAGGACGGGCGAGGGATCACTGCCTGGGATCGCGGCTCCGGGGTCCGTCGCCCCGCGCGACGCACGGGAGCTGTCCCGTCAGTTCTTCCGCCGGCTCGCCGAGCTGGAGGAGGGCACGCACGAGTACCAGTACGCGCGCAACACCCTCATCGAGATGAACATGTCGCTGGTGCGGTTCGCCGCGGGACGGTTCCGCAGCCGCGGCGACGACATGGACGACATCGTGCAGACCGGCATGATCGGCCTCATCAAGGCCATCGACCGGTTCGAACTGTCCCGCGAGGTCGAGTTCACCTCCTTCGCGCTGCCGTACATCGTGGGGGAGATCAAGCGGTTCTTCCGCGACACCACCTGGGCGGTCCACGTCCCGCGTCGGCTCCAGGAACTGCGGGTGGAACTGGCCAAGGCACGCGAGGAGCTGTCCAGCCGGCTGGACCGGGACCCCACGGTCGCCGAACTGGCCACGCTGATGAACATCTCCCGGGCCGAGGTCGTCGAGGCCCAGATCGCCTCCAACGGCTACAACACCGCCTCTCTGGACGCCGCGCTCACCGGTGACGGCCCCGAGGACGGCGAGGCCGTGCTCGCCGACTTCATCGGTGTGGAGGAGGAGGGGCTGCGGCTCGTCGAGGACTTCCACGCGCTGGCCCCGCTGATGGCGGAGCTGAGCGACCGCGACCGGCAGATCCTCCACATGCGGTTCGTCGAGGAGGCCACCCAGGCGGAGATCGGTGAGCGGCTCGGCTGCTCCCAGATGCACGTCTCCCGGCTGATCAAGCGGATCATCGCCCGGCTGCGCCAGGGGATGCTCGGCGAACTCGGCTGCGCCTGA
- a CDS encoding helix-turn-helix domain-containing protein: MSSQVSEEAREAPGRPVPAPTDAPQPAPTEGPQPAPREPLWRELVGAVLRRERRAQRRTLRQVADVARISLPYLSEIERGRKEASSEVLAAAARALGLGLGDLLSLVHGELVRSAPPHGEPALRSASRPLSAARRRPVAAPNRSHLSHRGLCLAA; encoded by the coding sequence ATGAGCAGCCAGGTGAGCGAAGAGGCCCGCGAGGCCCCCGGGCGGCCGGTACCCGCCCCGACGGACGCGCCGCAGCCCGCCCCGACGGAGGGCCCGCAGCCCGCGCCGCGGGAGCCGCTGTGGCGCGAGCTGGTCGGCGCGGTGCTGCGCCGGGAGCGGCGGGCCCAGCGGCGCACGCTCAGGCAGGTGGCCGACGTGGCCCGGATCTCGCTGCCGTACCTGTCCGAGATCGAGCGTGGCCGCAAGGAGGCCTCCTCCGAGGTCCTCGCCGCCGCGGCCCGCGCGCTCGGCCTGGGGCTCGGGGACCTGCTGTCGCTGGTCCACGGCGAGCTGGTCCGGAGCGCGCCGCCCCACGGAGAGCCGGCCCTGCGGTCGGCCTCGCGCCCCCTGTCGGCCGCGCGGCGGCGGCCGGTCGCCGCGCCGAACCGGTCGCACCTGTCGCACCGCGGCCTCTGTCTCGCGGCCTGA
- a CDS encoding VOC family protein — protein MTTDGFVTCLWFDGRAEEAAHHYVSVFENSGVGRVVRHTEAGPGTAGSVLTVEFTANGQKFLALNGGPEFRFNEAVSFQILCSDQQEIDHYWTKLTENGGEGGPCGWLKDRYGVSWQVVYARLLDMIGDPDPEKAARATRAMMAMGKLDAAALEKAYAGE, from the coding sequence ATGACCACCGACGGTTTCGTCACGTGTCTCTGGTTCGACGGCCGGGCGGAGGAGGCCGCGCACCACTACGTGTCCGTCTTCGAGAACTCGGGTGTCGGACGCGTCGTGCGCCACACCGAGGCCGGGCCCGGCACGGCCGGCTCCGTGCTGACCGTGGAGTTCACGGCCAACGGCCAGAAGTTCCTCGCGCTCAACGGCGGGCCCGAGTTCCGGTTCAACGAGGCGGTCTCCTTCCAGATCCTCTGCTCCGACCAGCAGGAGATCGACCACTACTGGACGAAGCTCACCGAGAACGGCGGCGAGGGCGGCCCCTGCGGCTGGCTCAAGGACCGGTACGGCGTCTCCTGGCAGGTGGTCTACGCCCGGCTGCTCGACATGATCGGCGACCCGGACCCGGAGAAGGCCGCGCGTGCCACCCGGGCCATGATGGCCATGGGCAAGCTGGACGCCGCCGCGCTGGAGAAGGCGTACGCGGGGGAGTGA
- a CDS encoding VOC family protein, with protein MAVQPEGTPCWADAMFSDIEGAKRFYADVLGWTFGESSSKYGNYTQAYADGRAVAAVVPPMPGQEGRSQWCLYLASPDAAATAERIRDNGGEVLMGPMQVGDLGTLCLGREPSGAVFGVWQAGRHEGFEATATPGAYCWAEVFTREPERSDAFLSAVFPYRMKEIDDEAVDFRMFEVGEDTVLGRMRMTDDFPPEVPSYINVYFTVDHCDAAVARATALGATLRFGPMTSPFGRFAALTDPQGANFSVIDVTTTEGGMPRIRDV; from the coding sequence ATGGCCGTGCAGCCCGAGGGAACGCCCTGTTGGGCCGATGCGATGTTCAGTGACATCGAGGGCGCCAAACGGTTCTACGCCGACGTGCTCGGCTGGACCTTCGGCGAGTCGTCGTCGAAGTACGGCAACTACACGCAGGCCTACGCGGACGGCAGGGCGGTGGCCGCCGTGGTCCCGCCGATGCCCGGCCAGGAGGGCCGGTCGCAGTGGTGCCTGTACCTCGCCTCGCCGGACGCCGCCGCCACCGCGGAGCGGATCCGGGACAACGGCGGCGAGGTGCTGATGGGGCCGATGCAGGTCGGCGACCTGGGCACGCTGTGTCTGGGCCGGGAGCCCAGCGGGGCCGTGTTCGGTGTGTGGCAGGCCGGCCGGCACGAGGGCTTCGAGGCGACGGCCACGCCCGGCGCCTACTGCTGGGCGGAGGTCTTCACCCGGGAACCCGAGCGGTCGGACGCCTTCCTGTCCGCCGTGTTCCCGTACCGGATGAAGGAGATCGACGACGAGGCGGTGGATTTCCGGATGTTCGAGGTCGGTGAGGACACCGTCCTCGGCAGGATGCGGATGACCGACGACTTCCCGCCCGAGGTCCCCTCGTACATCAACGTCTACTTCACCGTGGACCACTGCGACGCGGCCGTCGCCCGGGCCACCGCGCTCGGCGCCACCCTCCGCTTCGGCCCGATGACCAGCCCCTTCGGCCGGTTCGCCGCGCTCACCGACCCGCAGGGCGCCAACTTCTCGGTGATCGACGTCACGACCACCGAGGGCGGGATGCCGAGGATCAGGGACGTCTGA
- a CDS encoding ribonuclease H family protein: MIVCMRERVVAACDGASKGNPGPAGWAWVISDDDERTPVGWAAGPLGRATNNVAELTALERLLTAVDPDVPLEIRMDSQYAMKAVTTWLPGWKRNGWKTAAGKPVANQDLVVRIDELLGGRSVEFRYVPAHQADGDPLNDFADRAASQAAVVQEPAGSELGSPEPPPSPDTPVAAGAPRRKTPRRTGGAVSARTIKAKFPGRCPCGRSYAAGEKIAKNAQGWGHPECRTAGS, from the coding sequence ATGATCGTGTGCATGCGTGAACGTGTGGTGGCCGCGTGCGACGGGGCTTCGAAGGGCAACCCCGGACCGGCCGGATGGGCGTGGGTCATCTCGGACGACGACGAGCGGACCCCCGTCGGCTGGGCGGCGGGCCCGCTCGGCCGGGCCACCAACAACGTCGCCGAACTGACCGCCCTGGAGCGGCTGCTCACGGCCGTCGACCCGGACGTGCCGCTGGAGATCCGCATGGACTCCCAGTACGCGATGAAGGCCGTCACCACCTGGCTGCCGGGCTGGAAGCGCAACGGCTGGAAGACCGCCGCCGGCAAGCCCGTCGCCAACCAGGACCTGGTCGTCCGCATCGACGAACTCCTCGGCGGCCGGTCCGTGGAGTTCCGCTACGTGCCCGCCCACCAGGCCGACGGCGACCCGCTGAACGACTTCGCCGACCGCGCGGCCAGCCAGGCGGCCGTCGTGCAGGAACCCGCCGGCAGCGAGCTGGGTTCGCCGGAGCCCCCGCCGTCGCCGGACACCCCGGTGGCGGCCGGTGCGCCGCGCCGGAAGACGCCGCGGCGCACCGGCGGCGCCGTGTCCGCCCGCACCATCAAGGCGAAGTTCCCCGGCCGCTGTCCGTGCGGCCGGTCCTACGCGGCCGGCGAGAAGATCGCCAAGAACGCGCAGGGCTGGGGCCACCCGGAGTGCCGTACCGCCGGGTCCTGA
- the melC2 gene encoding tyrosinase MelC2, which produces MTVRKNQAALTADEKRRFVAAVLELKRSGRYDDFVRTHNEFIMADTDSGERTGHRSPSFLPWHRRFLLDFEQALQAVDSTVALPYWDWSTDRTVRASLWAPDFLGGTGRSTDGRVTDGPFAASAGNWPVNVRVDGRTFLRRSLGTSVSELPTRPEVESVLSMATYDMAPYNSASDGFRNHLEGWRGVNLHNRVHRWVGGHMATGVSPNDPVFWLHHAYVDKLWAEWQRRHPGVGYVPTGGTPDVVDLDDTMKPWNTVRPADMLDHTAFYTFDA; this is translated from the coding sequence ATGACGGTACGCAAGAACCAGGCCGCCCTGACCGCCGACGAGAAGCGGCGGTTCGTCGCCGCCGTCCTCGAACTGAAGCGCAGCGGACGCTACGACGACTTCGTCCGCACGCACAACGAGTTCATCATGGCGGACACCGACTCGGGCGAGCGGACCGGCCACCGCTCGCCCTCCTTCCTGCCCTGGCACCGCAGATTCCTGCTCGACTTCGAGCAGGCGCTCCAGGCCGTGGACTCCACGGTCGCCCTGCCGTACTGGGACTGGAGCACCGACCGCACGGTGCGGGCCTCCCTGTGGGCGCCGGACTTCCTCGGCGGCACCGGGCGCAGCACCGACGGGCGGGTGACGGACGGCCCGTTCGCCGCGTCCGCCGGGAACTGGCCGGTCAACGTGCGGGTGGACGGCCGTACCTTCCTGCGCCGTTCGCTCGGCACGTCCGTGAGCGAGCTGCCGACGCGCCCCGAGGTCGAGTCGGTGCTGTCCATGGCGACGTACGACATGGCACCGTACAACAGCGCATCGGACGGCTTCCGCAACCACCTGGAAGGCTGGCGGGGGGTCAACCTGCACAACCGGGTCCACCGCTGGGTCGGCGGGCACATGGCCACCGGGGTCTCCCCCAACGACCCGGTGTTCTGGCTGCACCACGCCTACGTCGACAAGCTGTGGGCGGAGTGGCAGCGGCGCCACCCGGGCGTCGGTTACGTGCCGACGGGCGGCACGCCGGACGTGGTGGACCTGGACGACACCATGAAGCCGTGGAACACCGTGCGCCCGGCGGACATGCTGGACCACACCGCGTTCTACACGTTCGACGCCTGA
- the melC1 gene encoding apotyrosinase chaperone MelC1, producing the protein MPGITRRRALTAAAAVATTAAAATLAAPAASAASAAGRHEPAAPESFDEVYKGRRIQGRPSSGGGHHHEHGGGYAVFVDGVQLHVMRNADGSWISVVSHYAPVATPRAAARAAVDELQGAALLPFPAN; encoded by the coding sequence ATGCCCGGCATCACCCGGCGCCGTGCGCTCACCGCCGCAGCCGCCGTCGCCACGACGGCCGCGGCCGCCACCCTCGCCGCGCCCGCCGCGTCCGCCGCGTCCGCCGCCGGCCGCCACGAGCCCGCCGCGCCCGAGTCCTTCGACGAGGTCTACAAGGGCCGCCGAATACAGGGCCGTCCGTCGAGCGGCGGTGGACACCACCACGAACACGGCGGTGGCTACGCGGTGTTCGTCGACGGCGTGCAGTTGCACGTGATGCGCAACGCCGACGGTAGCTGGATCAGCGTCGTCAGCCACTACGCCCCGGTGGCCACCCCGCGCGCCGCCGCCCGGGCCGCGGTGGACGAGCTCCAGGGCGCCGCGCTGCTGCCGTTCCCCGCCAACTGA
- a CDS encoding FAD-dependent monooxygenase, giving the protein MHVKVVCVGGGPAGLYLAILLKRQNPSHDITVHERDPEGSTYGWGVTYWRGLLDRLQEHDPESARAVEEHSVRWNEGVAHVRDLAARHHGDEGFGIGRHRLLELLAGRARALGVRLEYRSDIGEPPAGADLVVAADGVHSALRTRRAEHFGTRTSSGRNHYIWLGTTKVFDAFTFAFTETAHGWIWAYGYGYGDGHSTCVVECSPETFTGLGLDRADRAEGLVLLEKLFAGVLDGHPLIARPGASWLTFRTLTNRTWHHGNLVLLGDAAHTTHYSIGAGTTLALEDAMCLAGALREHAALPDALAAYERRRQAELLSVQSAARYSAQWYENLPRYIHLPPHRMFALLGQRHSPLLPYVPPQLYYGLDRAAGRLEALRRLKRWLGPRAARALHARSTARRD; this is encoded by the coding sequence GTGCACGTGAAGGTCGTCTGTGTCGGAGGCGGGCCCGCGGGCCTGTACCTCGCCATCCTGCTCAAGCGGCAGAACCCGTCCCACGACATCACCGTCCACGAACGCGACCCCGAGGGCTCCACCTACGGCTGGGGCGTGACGTACTGGCGCGGCCTCCTCGACAGACTCCAGGAGCACGACCCCGAGTCGGCGCGTGCGGTCGAGGAGCACTCCGTCCGCTGGAACGAGGGTGTCGCCCACGTCCGGGACCTGGCCGCCCGCCACCACGGGGACGAGGGCTTCGGCATCGGCCGGCACCGGCTGCTCGAGCTGCTCGCCGGCCGGGCCCGCGCCCTCGGCGTCCGCCTGGAGTACCGGAGCGACATCGGTGAACCGCCCGCCGGAGCCGACCTCGTCGTCGCGGCCGACGGCGTGCACAGCGCCCTGCGCACCCGGCGCGCCGAGCACTTCGGCACCCGGACCTCCTCCGGCCGCAACCACTACATCTGGCTCGGCACCACCAAGGTCTTCGACGCCTTCACCTTCGCCTTCACCGAGACCGCGCACGGCTGGATCTGGGCCTACGGCTACGGCTACGGCGACGGCCACAGCACCTGCGTCGTCGAGTGCTCCCCGGAGACCTTCACCGGCCTCGGCCTGGACCGGGCGGACCGGGCCGAGGGCCTCGTGCTGCTGGAGAAGCTCTTCGCCGGCGTCCTCGACGGCCACCCCCTCATCGCCCGCCCCGGCGCCTCCTGGCTGACCTTCCGCACCCTCACCAACCGCACCTGGCACCACGGCAACCTCGTCCTGCTCGGCGACGCCGCCCACACCACCCACTACTCCATCGGCGCCGGCACCACCCTCGCCCTGGAGGACGCCATGTGCCTGGCCGGCGCCCTGCGGGAGCACGCCGCCCTGCCCGACGCCCTCGCCGCCTACGAGCGCCGGCGCCAGGCCGAGCTGCTGTCCGTGCAGAGCGCGGCCCGCTACAGCGCCCAGTGGTACGAGAACCTGCCCCGCTACATCCACCTGCCCCCGCACCGGATGTTCGCCCTGCTCGGCCAGCGCCACTCGCCCCTGCTGCCGTACGTCCCCCCGCAGCTCTACTACGGGCTGGACCGGGCCGCCGGACGGCTGGAGGCGCTGCGCCGGCTCAAGCGCTGGCTCGGCCCCCGCGCCGCCCGTGCCCTGCACGCCCGCTCCACGGCCCGCCGGGACTGA
- a CDS encoding aldo/keto reductase, which yields MDERVIGRSGQWASVIGLGTWQLGADWGDVDDKEALSVLEAAAESGVTFFDTADVYGDGRSEETIASFLRGRPDLHVLVATKMGRRVGQLPENYVLDNFRAWNDRSRRNLGVDRIDLIQLHCPPTPVYSSEAVFDALDTLVEEERVAAYGVSVETCAEALTAIARPNVASVQIILNPFRMKPLYEVLPAAREAGVGIIARVPLASGLLSGKYTRDTVFAANDHRSFNRHGEAFDQGETFSGVDYATGVEAAAEFAGLAPEGYTPAQLALRWIIEQEGVTTVIPGARNPEQARANAAAAKLPPLPPETSTAIRELYERRISDQVEHHW from the coding sequence ATGGACGAACGCGTAATCGGCAGGTCGGGTCAGTGGGCGTCGGTGATCGGTCTCGGCACATGGCAGCTAGGCGCGGACTGGGGCGACGTGGACGACAAGGAGGCCCTGTCCGTCCTGGAGGCGGCGGCCGAGTCGGGAGTCACGTTCTTCGACACGGCCGACGTGTACGGCGACGGGCGCAGCGAGGAGACCATCGCCTCGTTCCTGCGCGGCCGTCCCGACCTGCACGTGCTGGTGGCCACCAAGATGGGCCGCCGGGTCGGGCAGCTCCCCGAGAACTACGTCCTGGACAACTTCCGCGCCTGGAACGACCGCTCGCGCCGCAACCTGGGTGTCGACCGCATCGACCTGATCCAGTTGCACTGCCCGCCCACCCCGGTCTACTCCTCCGAGGCGGTGTTCGACGCCCTGGACACCCTGGTCGAGGAGGAGCGCGTCGCCGCGTACGGGGTGAGCGTGGAGACCTGCGCGGAGGCGCTCACCGCGATCGCCCGGCCGAACGTGGCGAGCGTGCAGATCATCCTCAACCCGTTCCGTATGAAGCCCCTGTACGAGGTGCTGCCCGCCGCCCGCGAGGCCGGCGTCGGCATCATCGCGCGCGTGCCCCTCGCCTCCGGGCTGCTGTCCGGCAAGTACACGCGGGACACGGTGTTCGCGGCCAACGACCACCGCTCCTTCAATCGCCACGGCGAGGCCTTCGACCAGGGCGAGACCTTCTCCGGCGTCGACTACGCCACTGGCGTGGAGGCCGCCGCCGAGTTCGCCGGGCTCGCCCCCGAGGGGTACACCCCGGCCCAGTTGGCGCTGCGCTGGATCATCGAGCAGGAGGGCGTCACCACGGTGATCCCCGGCGCGCGCAACCCGGAGCAGGCCCGCGCCAACGCGGCGGCGGCCAAGCTGCCGCCGCTGCCGCCCGAGACGTCCACCGCGATCCGGGAGCTGTACGAGCGCCGGATCAGCGACCAGGTCGAACACCACTGGTAG
- a CDS encoding DUF6328 family protein, with product MTEAARRTGRDETEEEQADRKWGELIQEVRVAQTGVQILFGFLLTVVFQPKYVRLTDTNQVIYIVTVVLGACATGALIGPVSLHRLVSGRRVKPQAVRLASRLTFVGLVLLLATMTSSLLLILRVATHDGYVPYLVSGVVAWYLVCWYGLPLWARRKHTDRSDD from the coding sequence ATGACGGAGGCAGCACGGCGTACAGGCCGCGACGAGACCGAGGAGGAGCAGGCGGACCGGAAGTGGGGTGAACTCATCCAAGAGGTCCGGGTGGCGCAGACCGGCGTGCAGATCCTGTTCGGCTTCCTGCTGACCGTCGTCTTCCAGCCGAAGTACGTGCGGCTCACGGACACGAATCAGGTCATCTACATCGTGACCGTCGTCCTGGGCGCCTGCGCGACCGGCGCCCTCATCGGACCGGTCTCCCTGCATCGCCTGGTCTCCGGCCGCCGGGTCAAGCCGCAGGCCGTGCGGCTGGCCTCCCGGCTGACGTTCGTCGGCCTGGTGCTGCTGCTCGCCACGATGACGTCGTCGCTGCTGCTGATCCTCCGGGTGGCCACGCACGACGGCTACGTGCCCTACCTGGTCTCGGGCGTCGTCGCCTGGTACCTCGTGTGCTGGTACGGCCTGCCCCTGTGGGCCCGCCGCAAGCACACGGACCGCTCGGACGACTAG